The sequence CAGGGAGGGAGGCCACAGGAGGGGAATGCAAAATCTGTGGAGAGAGAAAGAGGCAGGTGGTGGGCTGCTGGTACATGGGCAGCTCCACTCCACATGCTGAAACACCAGCCCGATCCTCATCACCTGTAATACAGCCACCCAGACCCACTGCAGTGACAACAGTGATGCtggcagcacacagagcaggaaGAGCCCTCTGGAGATGAAAAGCACAGGCCAGACATCTGTGTTTGCTTCTGGTAAGGGTCGTTGCTCTGGAACATGTGGACTTAGAAACCTGGATTCCCAGGATTAGAGAGAACACTGCTGTAACCATCTGGTTTTGACTACACTCTTACTCCAAATGTAAGGAGCACCTCACACCTCACCTTTACAAGTTAAACTTTAGCACAGCTTTTGGGTGGAAAAGGAAAAGGTCACTGAACAGAAGAATTTACTCCTACCTAAAAGCTCATGTTTCAAGCCTGTGGCAATGAGCAACCTTTCTCTGGAAGCAAACGGTTCAGAGCTTTCCCCTCCAGGTGAATGGATGAGAGGCAGGGTTTGGGGCTGCCAGCCTCCCCCACCTCCCCATGCAGCCCTGGAAGTGTGCCAAGGCATTCCTCACAGCTCAGAGGAAATTACCAGGGCTCACCCACTTGACAAAACACAGCCAGAAAGCACGACTGGAAAGGAACTTTCCTACCAGCTGTCTGGTTGGGATTTTACCAGGACTATGCAATGAGGTATAGCTGATATTCTTCAGCTGTAGCTGTAGGAAGTCATCTAGCCAGCTTTAAAACAGCTTCACTAGTCCTTGAAGGAGTTCTTCCCTTCACTGTCCTCTCTCTCACAGAGGCAAACCTGCAATATTCAGGGCACCAGGTACTCAACAGAATGAGCAAGCAGGCAACAACTTCCTACACCCAAGGCCACCTGCATCCCCCCTCACAAAGCAGGCTGCAGATTCCTGCAGCAGGGTAGAACATTTCCCTGGTCCGTGCTACATCCCTGCCCCAGTTCCCTCAATTGAAAAAGCCTCCCAGTTCCCTGGGGACCAGGTGAGAGTGCTGTGGGCTGGCGACATAAACACACACCTGAAAAGCTCCTGTGACTGAAAGAGACACAGATGTTAATTCCGCCTCCATCTGAAACAAGCGAGTCAGAGGAATTAGGCCCTATTTAGGGGTGTACCTGGCCCCAGTGTTGTATAACTGTGACCTCTAGTAGCCCCCACACGAAACTTACAAACAGAAATTTACAAACTTAGGGACTTTACTTAGAAAATTACAAACTTTAAGGACTTTAAAGGCAAGAAAGTCCCCTGCCATTTCATGAGCAAGCGCTCCCATCAACCTCTTAGGAAAGACCTCAGGGACTTTTCTCATCCTCAGCTACTGTGGCCAGGCCCTTGGAGTTCAATAACCTGACCAAAGCTGGGGCTGTGTTTCACCCAGAAAACTCCCTTCTGTGACATAAAAGACAGAAATTCCCAGACCAGGGAGAGGTGCACGTGGCTAGGGGTGGATTTCTTTGCCTGCTTCCTACTCCTCTGTCTCCCCCCTCCCTGGAAAAGACAGTCTGACCCCTCCACTCAATcactcctgctgcaggggcaCCATCGCAGGCTGTACAGATGCTGTGGGATGCAAAACCAGGCCTCAGTGCTCCTGGGTTTGTCCGCATTAAGTAACTGTGGCTGGCGGTGGGGTGCAGAAACACCGTTCACTTTTGCAGAAGTCGGATATAAATGACAGGGTCTGTTACCACATTTGCAACTTGAGAGGGACTGTGCAAGCTCCATTCAGCACGACTGCGCCTGCTGCTACCCCGCCAGCTCCTGCAGCGCTGCCATGGGCGGAGAATCAGCTCCGCTTTCCCACAGCGACCGTGAAGAGGAGGCTATGGAGGGACAATGGCTCTCTATGCCTGCGCTAGCAATTCCCAGGCCCTGAGAGCTGACTCagtgcagcagcccctgccctctcTGCCCAGGCTGGGAAGGAACAGGGACGCCAGTGTTACAGGTAGAAAGCGGGGGGGCCGAGCAGGGAGCATGCTGAGGCATGAAAGGAGCCTTATTCTGCGGAGCAGCCCAGGAGCCGAGACAACGGAGCGGGCCGCTGCTcccctgggcactgcaagggcaGCTCTCAAAGGCACCGCttcagagccgggctggcacccAGCCCGCTGCCTGGCATGGACAGTCTGGGTCCCGGCTCTGAAAAAGATCCCTGCCTACAGCCCTGATACTCTTCAGCGCGCCTCCAGCGCCTGGCAGGGCTGAGGTCAAATGCAAGCTTGGAGCTGACAAGTCCATACTAACATCTCGgcatctccctgtccctgcacgcAGCCGGGTCGCAGGGCTGCCTGCCCCTGTCCCCCCACGGCGGACGGCCGCCTCTGCCCGGGGGCCACAGCAGAGGCACGGgctccccgccgctccccgccgctccccgccgcccgcGGGGCACCCCCGCCCCGGGCACGGCGCGGGGCTCCCGGGAGGGGCGAGCCCTACGCCTGCCGCTCCGGGGCTCCTCTGCCCGAGGCTGCGGTGGCCCCGCGGGAGAAGCAGCGAGCGGCCGGTTGCGGGACAAGCGTGGCCCCGGCGCCGCCTCCCTGCCCGGCGGCCACGTTCGCAGCGAGCAGGCCGGCAGCGCGGCGCAGCCTTCGCCGGGAGCTGCCGCCCGCGGGCTGGCCCGCCCTCTGCGCCCGCCCCGGCCTCGTTACCCACctgcggcccggccccggcccggtgtCGGCCGGCTCCCCTCGGCTCCGctcccgggggcggcggcggaaCCCCGCCCGGCGGGCGCGCTGCGCGCCCCACAGCGCCCCTGCCGCTCCGGAGGCAGCGCGgccggcggggcgcggcggggcggggcgggccgcgGTCACGGGAGCGCAGGATCAAAGGGCTGGAAGAGAGCTGAGATCATCGAGCCCAAGCGATGAGCGAACACCACCATCTCAGCTGGACcgtagcactgagtgccacagccAATCTTTCCTTAAACCCTCCAGCgaaggtgactccaccaccttccttGGCCTGTCTATTCCAATGTCGCATCGCCCTTTCTGTAGAGAAATTCCTCCTacctaaatctcccctggcacagcttgaggctatgTCCTCTTGTCCTGGCACTGGTTGCCTGGAAAAAAGGccgatccccacctggctacacccgcCTTTCAAGGAGGTGTAGAGAGTGACAAGGTTCCCTGTGCCTCCTtatctccaggctaaacactccCAACTCCCTGAGCAGCTCATCATAGGGCTTTTGCTCCAAACCCTTCCTTCACgagctctgctgcctttctctagacatgctccagcaccctggtgaagtgaggggcccagaagtggacacagGACATGATGGGAGGTCTCACAACTGCAGAGGGATGATGACTTCCCTACTCCTGATGGCCACATTATTCTTGATCCAAGCTAAAAGCCTTCAAAGCTGACCCCCAGGCTGATTCCTGCCCCCTGTCTCAGGTTCGCCCTGCAttgggcacagccacagcttgtccctggcacaggtgctgcccagggactgcAGTCAGTCTGGCACCTACTGTAGCCCTGCTTCTGAATCCCCTATCCCAGCCCCAGGCATGGatgcagggctggctggagccAGCACGTGGCCACCCAGTGATGTTTGACAAGacacctttttaaaacaaatagttttattttaaaataacgaaacaaacaaaaaagtgcaGATGACTTGTTTCTGCCTTTTCCCTTTGCTCCCAGCTACAGCCCTGGGCACACCACCCCACACTGCCCCGCAGCACCAGTCAtctcttctctgggcagcctggaaGTGCCTTGTGTCCCTTGTGAAAGATGTCCTTGAAACAGCCCCATGGGTTTGCAGCAGGGTTGAGGCCCTGCCAGAAGGCGAGAGGCAAAGActcaaaagaaacagagcaaTCCAACTGTGGACTCCTGAGGAAACCAGGCAAGGTCCCGAGGCCTGCGGGGTCCTTATGTTGCTTTCCTGACAGGGTTCCCTTACAAGAAGGGAGGAAGAAGACAAGAGCTAACTCTAGAGCATCCTGGTCGATTGCACCATCCAGTATTTGTCCCAAACAatagcagctgctcccagcaacaAGCGGGGAATTTTCCTGGCTGAGATGGGGTAAGTCATCTGTGCCTCCATTCTCACAGCACCTTTGGCTGATTTCCTAATGCATTGCATGTGCTCCTCTGGCTGGAGAAGTAAGTGGCAGGGATGGGTGGTGAGCTGAACAACAAAAGGGATGGGAAGATAATGCTGCCACCTCTTCCACTTTTGGCCTGGGAGGATCTAAAAGCCAGGGAAGACCCATACCCTAAGTTTTTAACCCCCTTCCAAGGAGGAGAGGGGGCAGGATCTTCCTGTCCTCTGTGAGAGAGGAAATGACAGCACAGTAAAGCAGAAAGGCATAAGGCACAATGGCAGAAGCAGAGATCCACAACCTGGTCTTCAGCATCTCCTGTGCTCTTTCTCCAGGCCTGCAGGCAGATGTTTGGCAAGACAGCATGGGAACAGAGCACTTTGCTGGGATCCCCAGCCTCCCCTGAGCACTAGAAAGGCTCTGCAAGAGGGGAAGGCCCTGTGCTCCCACTTGCCCTCTGTGGtgtgaagggctgagggagcAGGCAGACTGGGGAAAGCCCTGTAGCctcgtgtccccaagcccccgCGGTGATGCACAGCCTCCTGACGCTGTGGGGTGTGCGGTGGGTTACATCACATGAGACCTCTGGTgcccacaacaacaacaaacgtTTATTAGAGTGAGTGTTGACTCTCCTCACCTCACACTGCACTCTGATGGGGTGCCAGACAATGCTCTGTCCGGCCCACAGTGTGAGAATGAGtcctctcctgctccttccctgtgTATGCTGGAGATCCCCACAAGTCAGCCCCATGGCAGAGAGGAGAAATTCAGTCCTGCTGCAGTGCACAAATTCTAAAAGAAAAGCCTCCCCTGTGTAGTGCTCATAATGCCGCCTTCTTCCATCTGGGACGGCAGCCTGAGGCAAACAAAACTTTTCCAAAGAGGGGAGGGGCAGTGGGATAAGTCTCCCAAAGTGTCTCTGCTCCCACTGAAATGCAGGCAGGCAAGATCCtagtgggcagcagggcagcagcacagaggaaGGAGGCAGCCCAACGGGCCAAAGGAGTCCATCTGCTCATTCAGAGCACACAACAGGCTTCCCTGAGATCTTCAGGTCATCGAAGGGCAGCAAGGCAAGGAGCTGCAAAGACCAAGGGTATGGACATGTAAGCATCCAGGGCTGTGTCTCCACCAAGCTGGGGTAGGGGCCCAAATCTTCCCCCCACCCAGTCCTCCAGCCTCCCGCATCCCCAGGGAAGTGCCAAGAAGCCCTATCTAGGCTTTTCCTAGGGCTCGAGGCAAAAGGCAGTTATCCCACACATCACAGAGCCAATGCTTACAACATACAGGGAAGGACAGGAACAGCTGGAAACTCCTCCTAGGAGAGTCCCTCTAATCATCCAACTCCTGCACCCCCTGACACACTTGCAGAGCCACAGGCTTCCCCCACAGAGACTCACATCATCGTTGCCATCAGCCAGGTCCTGAGCTGTCTCGTTCTCCATGTTCCTCAGCAGGGTGTCAGCCCCGGAGTGCGAGAGGATGGCGGCGATGGCAGCGTCCCTGCGGCCCACGGCCAGGTGCAGCGGAGTGCACCCGTTGTACATCTGCGCATCCACGAAGGCCCCGTGGCGCAGCAGGAACTGCACAGCCCTACGGTTGTGGCACTCCACAGCCAGGTGCAACGGGGTCTTCCCACTCGTGCCCTCCTGCAACCCACAGATCACAAGGGTGTGGGTGGGGGGTCCCCTCAGATGGGCCCTGCAGCACCCACCCACACCCCCTTGAGTGGGTGCAGAGGGCAGTCCCCACTCTGATTGCTGTCACAGCACCCAACAATCTCTCAAGGACCTTTACTCTCTGCTCCCTCAAAATTCAGTGCTCCCAAGCCTCATACGGGCTGAAGGGAGTGCCCAAAGGAAAGACCCACCGTCCCAGCCTTTACAAAACATCACACCATGCTCAGTCTTACCCGAACATCAATGTTGGCACCACTCTCCAGCAGCAGAGACATCATAGGGATGTTCCCTTTCAATGTACTGATGTGCAGACAGGCCAAGCCTGTGATGGGGAGGCAGAAGAGAGAGCCACAGTCAGCCCACACCACCCTGGGGCATACCAATCCCAGCTGCATTCCCATTCTGCtgtgctcctggatccctgcatACACATCTCATGGTCTCTGCCCTAATCTGGCCATCAGCTCTGCCACTGTGCTGCCCCCAGGTGTCACCTTGCCAGTTCTGGAGCTGCAGGTCCTGGTGGTGCCCACGGGGCTGAGCAGTGCCATCCGGTGTGGCTGtgccctccagcagctgctgggcacactgcaggtgctgctgctcgCAGGCCAAGTGCAGCGGGGTGTTGCCATTGCGGTCCTGCAGCCCGGGGTTCACTCCCTTGTGGATCAGTGCCTGGATCACgctgggctgctccaggtacaCAGCCAGGTGGAGAGGGGTCTGCAGAGAAATTAGAGAGGGGAGAGATGTCACAAGGGGTCCCTGGCTGGGTAATAAGTGATATAGACTTTATCATTTATAgaaggttgattttttttttaatttattaagaaacccatgcTTTTATAGACAGTTATGATAGAGCTGGACCTAACTGGTCCTCTAATTAAAATACTATCACTATTGGTTAATTAAGAAACtgccctttggtaaacaaatctctgtAACACATTCAACGTGTTCACAATACTAGGTGTAGTAagttaagataagaattgtttctcattcttttctctgatcttctcacgtCCTTTCCCagaacaatgcctgggaaagtagTGTTTCTctgtgtggccagagagctgttGCCACAGGGGAGGATGCCCTAGGTACAGGAGGTATGCTGAGCCCCAGCAGTCTCCAGGAGCTAGCCTGGCAGCCAGAGCTGACTGCCATAGAGGACACCCCCATCCCTGTGGTGACATTACATGTGGCTGGCACTGGTGGGGTCACACGGCTTGCTGTTCCCCTGCACCTCAGCTCACGGATCACCCATGGAGACATCTCATTCTCCCAAGTTATCCACCCTGCCACATTCAAGCCATGCCTCTTCCATGGCTGTCTGCAATGTCCTGGGGCCTTGCAAAGAAACTCTTCCCCCCACAGTGCTGGGAGCTGTCACACTTCTCTCTCAGGGTATCTCCACCTCCCTTATTCCCCCCCCTGCAAAGAGGCTGCACACACAGGACCTTCACCATGCTCTGGGGGAAGCAGGTGTGGGCTCCTGGGGAAGGGACAGATGGATTGAGCAGCTATGCAGGGAACAGCCTGTGGCATTTCTCTTCCTCCCATCTTCTGCCTATCACAACAGCATACCTGGAAAAGATCATTTTGGatctccagcacctccctgggtagTTGAGCGATGCAGCAGAGTGCTACAGCTGGGACACAGTGGATAATGGCCAGATGAACCAACCTATAGAGGGTTAATGGtgacaggagagaaaaaaaagaaaaataagtccCAAGTGCCATGCTCAGGAGCAGAGATCCTTCCCTGCTGCATGAAGGAATAATCTCCCTGCTTCCTCCAGTCTCCTTCCCTCCAGCTTGGAGGTACTCCATCTTGCCCTCTCTCTGGGGAAGCTCAGCAAAGGGCCAAGGCAGGAACATGTTCTGAGGCTCCACGTGGCAGTCCTTCACTCTGATCCCCACGGGGAACAGTCCTTCCTGTCCCTGCTAAGCAGCACAGGGTCCCCCCTCAGACCTCACAGCATGTGTAGAGTTTCAGTCTGGCACTGCCCAAAGCCAGGCCTCAAGCCTTTGGTGTAGGTCCAAAGAGCCTGGGATGTCTTTCCCAGAGTCCAGGAGCTGGGTTTGGTGCCTGTGGAGAGAggtctgggctctggcagctacccggggaattccagttccctgctgccagctgcacACTGTACTTCTGCTTTCCCTCCACAAAGGCAAACGGCCAAAGCTgggcaggagcccagggctggtcCAAGATCACCTGCATAGCACAGTCCATATGGCAGGCGATCTGCCGGTCCCACACTGATTTCCTCTTCTCTCCCCCACATCCTTCCCTTTCagcactgccatggcagggctggcacgcagcccgccagcacaggggacaccagggatgcagCTCTCAGAGCTTGGTGGCAAGCAGGGAGCTCTGGTCCTCAGGACTGTGGTCCCCACAGCTATGGGGTGGCCAGAGACCCGAGTCCCCCAGCCCAAGGACAGGTCTGGTTTCCAGACGGCCCCTGCACAGTCAGAAGAGAAGTGAGAGCAGAACAGAGGCAGCGCTGAGAGGGAATTTCCAGCCTCCCCTGCCAACCTCCTGTCTCCCAGCTCCCCCACACTGAAGGGCCCATCCTCCCACCACAGGGCAGCCCCCACAGGTCAAACCTGGCCACCGTGGTCAGCAGGCAGCATCTCCCACTCTGCACCACTctgcacagcagggcaggcaTGAGCTCAGCCTCCTGACCCTCACCACTGCACCAGAGGCCCTGGGTGGCCTCCGTCTCTGGAAAGAACCAGCTCCAAACTGAAGGCTGGGCTCTGCCACCCATGCTGCTTTGATGGAGACTGACAGGGCCAAGAGATGGAGGGTGAGAGCTGTGCCAGTCCTGGCAAGACACCCCACTCTCCAGACAGCTTTGGGATGCCACCTGCAATGTGGGGCATAAAGAGCATCCCTCCACAGACAGGAGAACAGCACCTGGCCCTAAAGAACTGCAGACAAGAAGTGAGGCTGGGGCTGTCTTTTTGCCAGTTGCACTGGGACATGAATGTGCTGAGAAGCTCAAAGACCAGTCCCCAAGAATGTGTTTTATTGACCTCTTCCCAAGTCCTGCTTGAAGATCAAGCCAGCATCTGGAACCCCAGGCATCTTCAGCTGAAACCTGATTTTGAAGGCAAAGTGCACTTTACAGTTTCTAAAGGGCAGTTCCTCTccacctgctgccagggacaggttGTGCCCAACAGGAAAGGCTTCATCCCCGGGGAAGCCCCAGGTTGTGTTGCAGCAGGGAATTCCCCGCTGGAAGGGGAGGCCACCCACACTTGCTTGCCTCTGCACAGCCATGGGGCGCCCCTCACTGCCAGCACTCCCAGGGCCATGGGCAGGGTCTGGCCACCCTCCATGGACCATGAGGCAGAGCACAGCCAAGGGGCCCAGCCCAGGAACAAGGCAACCAGCCGCAAGGACAGCGCTCCCCTCATCAGGCTTTTACTGACCTAGCTTAGGTGTGACCTGAGCAGGGAGCTTCCCTGCTGGCTTTGGCATCAGTCCCTGTGGTAGCACCTCAGCTGAGGCGCCCTTTGCACACTTGCAGGGACAGCCCCTGTTTCTCCAAACCTGCTCCCAGGGCACCACGTCCGGGAAGAGGCTGCAGGATCTGCCTTCTTCAGGTACAGCAGAGTTAAGGCTGCTCAAGTAAGGGACTTTCCAGGGCTATTCAGCTTGAACTTTAAACCGCTGGTGCTTTCGCTTTCCAGAGCCTCGCTGGGCTCCCAGGGGAGAGAGCAGCGCTCGTGCTTGTGTCCCACGGCCGACAGCCCCGGTGCCCCAGGAATCCCCCGGGCCCCTGTGTCACTGCCCACGCCACACTGCACTGTCATGTGGGGACGAGCGGGGCGGTCACCCGGGGGAGATGGAAACCCCCGAGCAGCCTCTGCCCCTGCAGCACCTCGCTTGCCCTGGCTTGGCTGCCTTTGCAGCTCAGCAAGGCTCAGCGCTGGGCTGACATTGCGCTAGTTTGGGCATCCCTGCTGCAGAGGCACCGGGGTGACCATTCCCCTGGGCAGAGCTCCGGCTTTCACCTCTCAGTGGGATGTGCCTGCTTTGAAGGATTGctttccccctcccccttccttctccacccggatgcagcctcctcctgggctTTCATTTCTGCATTCGTTCCCGCCTTTCCTCATTATCAGCCCTCAACTTCCTGAAATGGCTGCAAGAACCTGAGCTTCTTGGGGGAATCATCACAAGGCCAGTGGGCTGGGAGGAGCTCACCAGGAGCACATGTGCACTGAGGCATTCTGTGCCACCGGCAGTGCTGCCAGCCAGGAACTGGGACTGTCTCCTCACTCAGGAAACCTCTTACACCCAGGAGACCCGAGGGGCAGGAATAGTGCCAATCTCCACTTTCTTCCACCTctctctgtgtcacagcagcCGCGTGGTCCGGCTGCTGATGGGCTGCTGTGTGCTGGCACACGGTGTGCCAGAGCCAGGGCATGGCAATGGAGACACCCACTCGCTGCCAGaacccctctgtgcccagccacaGCAGTGTGCCCTTGCCAGAACAAGCCCTCCACCCTGCCATACTCAGATCCTTGCCCATCCCCAGCTGCCTGCACATctcccctctgctttcctccaCTTGCCTGCCCCCTCCTTCCCATGCTCTTGCCTGCAGTGCTCCTGGCTGCAGCCACAGGGCTGGGTGCCCAGCAGGAACTGTCAGAAAGGGCAACAGGGAGTTTTGAAAAGGGCACGGATGGAGGAGCTGTGAGCAAGGGAAacacagcaggagcacaggagCTGGGTTCATTCTCAGCTTTTCCACTTGCTcaccagctctgtcctggcataAGGGGACTCAACCCTCTGAATCACAAAGGCACAGGACATCCCCGGCACAAAGTGATCTACCCCTGCAGCAGAGAGGTTGGGGCTATCCCTGGGGATATCCCAGGGAAATGAACTTGCCATGCCCAAAGTGATCCTAGCTTAGGCACAGGAAAGTATCTATTTCCACAATTCTGTCCATCTCCAACTTCTGAGTGACCTTAAGTGTCCAATAGGAAAAGTTTCCACACATGAGGACTGGAGGCAGGAGAACAGCATAAGGAGTGACACCCAGCTCTGACACACAAGCAGAACAGATGAAGTCTCACCAGTTCTCTGGCTATCCTTTTCCATCTCTCTAGAAAAGGAGCTGACCATGCAGATCCCCCATCTGCAGAGCAAGACACCTTGTCTACAAAGTAGCCTCACCCTTCACCATATCACCCCAGAAGCACCTTAATCAGGAGACCCAGCATTCAACTGAATTTGTTTTGAAAAGTTCTTTCTCTCTCTAGATAAggtccctgcctgcagcaggaacagctcattcccagctcCTTGTTTTGGCTGAGTGGAGCAGTAGATCATGCAAACAATTCACACAAGAGAAACTTGTTCAGGGGAGGAAATGGCCCAGCagcaagagaaaagagaaaagggaggaggaaaagagcAGGGGAATTCCAGGCTTACCCTGCTCTCCTGTTCCAGCCCTGTAACCTGCACTGCTAACCGCTTCCTCAGCCACCAGCATGAACCTCTGCCAGTGGCTTAGCAAGCACAGCTcatcctgccctgcagccctgaaccagcccagcctggctcccttccttcctccccacaTACCAGTGCAATGCTGCCCTGCTCCAtagagctgctccagctgccctctggcagctccAAGGGAGCACTGATCTCAGCTGCCTTATCCCATCTTCTGTACTCCTGCCCTGCAGGTTTCATCACCCCTTCCCTGGGAAAGGCAATCCTTGAGTTTGAGTGGaggggggtttgggatgggactGGAGGGAGGTTGCAGCTAGAGGGATGCAAATCCCTTTCACCCACGTTGGGTTCAGCATTCCTGATCTccagtctgggcagcagctgcttcccagcctgctgctcctggggccagAGTGAGGGGTGAGAACCGAGAGGTGAGCAGAGGAGACAGTCTCACCTTTCCTGGGGGGCTCTGCAGAGGGTCTGGTCTGAGTGCTTGAGGATGAGGGAAGCTGGAGGCTGAGTGGCAGGAGAGGCAGAAGGGCTGTGGGCACCCTGTTTTTCAGTGAGGTGGGGACAAGAAGGTACCCTGACCTCACAACCTCTAGATTCTACACCCACACATTTCAGAGTTTTGCTCCATTTCTGAGCAGATGGTGGCTCTAGGATTGCA comes from Melospiza melodia melodia isolate bMelMel2 chromosome 3, bMelMel2.pri, whole genome shotgun sequence and encodes:
- the NFKBIE gene encoding NF-kappa-B inhibitor epsilon, with amino-acid sequence MARAAGGKEAAGWEGEDGQCDSGIESLRSLPGGRETPAATEGPPAAPEETLAEAAAAEERLDSSYGSGALPEALPEALPEALPEALPEALPGLPGAPGGRPEEPPPGPEGLSRQQLDALTYLSEDGDTLVHLAIIHCVPAVALCCIAQLPREVLEIQNDLFQTPLHLAVYLEQPSVIQALIHKGVNPGLQDRNGNTPLHLACEQQHLQCAQQLLEGTATPDGTAQPRGHHQDLQLQNWQGLACLHISTLKGNIPMMSLLLESGANIDVREGTSGKTPLHLAVECHNRRAVQFLLRHGAFVDAQMYNGCTPLHLAVGRRDAAIAAILSHSGADTLLRNMENETAQDLADGNDDLLALLPFDDLKISGKPVVCSE